The proteins below are encoded in one region of Belonocnema kinseyi isolate 2016_QV_RU_SX_M_011 chromosome 3, B_treatae_v1, whole genome shotgun sequence:
- the LOC117169323 gene encoding uncharacterized protein LOC117169323: protein MEGSIQVFFYAEFHSKLLSLSTAVGFYSALSQVLQLEEAGSSAEVVHLSVASNAELPEARTSLCQRADELYDLISLHLSPSSDSLPPKCTHVQCGSQIRIGVEGTKYRFCFCGRFVPLVYTEHTCKCDHILRDPTVPKIETAGVSDLEDGDRGESDSDL from the exons ATG GAGGGCTCCATTCAGGTGTTTTTCTATGCGGAATTTCATTCGAAACTTCTGAGTCTGAGTACTGCCGTGGGATTCTATTCTGCGTTATCGCAAGTGCTACAACTAGAGGAAGCTGGTTCGAGCGCCGAGGTCGTCCATCTGTCTGTAGCATCGAATGCGGAACTTCCGGAGGCCCGGACTTCACTATGTCAGCGCGCTGATGAACTTTATGATCTCATCAGCCTGCATTTGTCGCCTTCCTCAGATTCCCTGCCACCGAAATGTACACACGTGCAGTGTGGATCGCAGATACGTATCGG TGTAGAGGGCACAAAGTATAGATTTTGCTTCTGTGGGCGTTTCGTTCCGTTGGTATACACTGAGCATACCTGCAAGTGTGATCATATTCTCAGAGATCCGACAG TTCCCAAAATTGAAACTGCTGGGGTCTCGGATCTGGAAGACGGTGATCGCGGCGAGTCCGATTCTGACCTATAA